CCGCGCAGATCATCCAGCCCCTCGTGAAAACCGCCGATACCATGTGGAGCGCCTACGACATATTCTTCGAAGACGGGTTCGAGTTCCAGCTGGGCGGCAAACTCCCCGGCCTTTGCGGCGGCAAGTGCTACACCGGCAACGCCATGCCCCAAACCGGCGACGGCTGGAGCGCACGCATCATGTGGCGCAAAGACGGCAACGCTGTGCAGCTCATCTACTTTATGGGGCAAGAGTCCGTATACGGCGACGATTTCAAGTGGGACTTAAACGGCACCATCCCGCAAAAACAGTTCACCACCGGCACCTGGCACCACATTGTAAACAAAGTAAGTATGAACACCATCGCCTCTCTCGGCAACGGCGACAAGAACGGCCGCGTACAAACCTGGCTTGACGGCGAACTCGCGCTAGATGTGGATACCCTCAGGCTTCGCGACTACGACACCGTGAAAGTCGACAAGTTCTACCTCTCCACATTCCACGGTGGAAGCAGCGCCGAATGGGCCCCCACCCACGACTGCTACATACGATTTGACAACTTTACGGTCTCGACGGATTCTATCGCGATCTCCAAGCCCGCGCCGAATGGCGGTGACACCGACTACATCCGCGCGCGACTCCCATTCCGTGCGAACGCGATGCCGGCCAAGGCGTTCCGCGTCAACGGCACGACAGTCGGCGAGAAAAAGGGGTATTACGAAGTGAAGGTGGGGAGATAGGGGCAACGCAAAATAAGTTCTCTGGGCAATCTCAGGGCAACTCAGAAGCGAAATCAAGCCGATCTCTGGGCAAACTCTGGGCAATTTCGCCCATTCTCTGGGCAATTTTCACTTGTTTCTGGGCAATCTCTGGGAAGTTCACAGGAAAAAACGCACCACTAGAACTATAGGCTCTGCGAAGGTCAAGGTAGGGAGATAGGGACAGCGCTTATCTTTTTCTATGGTCACAAATTGTGACCATAAAAATGCTTGATACTCAGATGTCATTTCAAGCGTTTTATCGCTTGAAGTTTTGTTTATCGCTTGAAAATCATTATTATCGCTCGTTTTGTCGCTTGAAAAGCCGTTTGAAATAGCATTTGTCGCTTGAAATTCAACTTTATCGCTTGAAATACCGCTTGGAAACTATTTTATCGCTTGAAAAGATCTCTTTGCGGGGCGTAATTTCTTAAATAGATAGAGAATTTACCCTTTTTCCAAGGTCACAATCTACGACCTTGAAGATTTTTGGAGATCACAAATTGTGACCTCCAATTTTTTCGAAATATATATGCTGTCGGATTAATGTTGGA
The nucleotide sequence above comes from Fibrobacter sp. UWB15. Encoded proteins:
- a CDS encoding polysaccharide lyase; translated protein: MSMKIHHILAVAFSAASLTQVPAFAQTASDTVSFVNFENREVGVYGNAEAKEDFKRNDYDKSWWYAMDKNNGENSKVVYDGEEHGNVLQLKYPKGCVGPNDNDTPACAAQIIQPLVKTADTMWSAYDIFFEDGFEFQLGGKLPGLCGGKCYTGNAMPQTGDGWSARIMWRKDGNAVQLIYFMGQESVYGDDFKWDLNGTIPQKQFTTGTWHHIVNKVSMNTIASLGNGDKNGRVQTWLDGELALDVDTLRLRDYDTVKVDKFYLSTFHGGSSAEWAPTHDCYIRFDNFTVSTDSIAISKPAPNGGDTDYIRARLPFRANAMPAKAFRVNGTTVGEKKGYYEVKVGR